In the genome of Pediococcus claussenii ATCC BAA-344, one region contains:
- a CDS encoding peptide chain release factor 3, translated as MNQSELETAVNKRRTFAIISHPDAGKTTITEQLLLFGGVVREAGTVKARKTGNYAKSDWMEIEKKRGISVTSSVMQFDYHDKRINILDTPGHEDFSEDTYRTLMAVDSAVMVIDSAKGIEPQTKKLFQICKMRGIPIFTFMNKLDRDGREPLELVNELEEVLGINAYPMNWPIGMGKGLKGLYDIYNNRIELHTDKPKFIDLDDEGNPVESLDLMEDSIFSDAMMEVQLMKEAGNQFDHKKIETGDLTPVFFGSALTNFGVKTFLDAYLDFAPAPSSHVTEDESVIKPNDSEFSGFVFKIQANMNPNHRDRIAFLRICSGEFDRGMDVTLTRSNKKIRLSNSTQFMADTRENVETAVAGDIIGLYDTGNFQIGDTIYDGKKAVQFEKLPQFTPELFMQVSAKNVMKQKSFHKGIQQLVQEGAVQLYSNYTTGDYILGAVGQLQFEVFQFRMLNEYNSEVVMQPMGKKIARWINPDQLDEKMSSSRNLLVKDRFGEPLFLFENQFAERWFKDKYPNVELTAKL; from the coding sequence ATGAATCAAAGTGAATTAGAAACTGCGGTAAATAAGCGACGAACTTTTGCCATTATCTCACATCCTGATGCTGGTAAGACAACTATTACTGAGCAATTATTGTTATTTGGTGGGGTTGTTCGTGAAGCAGGAACGGTAAAAGCTCGCAAAACAGGGAACTACGCTAAATCAGATTGGATGGAAATCGAAAAGAAACGTGGAATTTCTGTTACTAGCTCGGTGATGCAGTTTGATTACCATGATAAAAGAATTAATATTTTGGATACGCCAGGACATGAGGATTTCTCTGAAGATACTTATCGTACTTTAATGGCAGTTGATTCGGCAGTGATGGTTATTGACTCTGCTAAAGGAATTGAACCTCAAACAAAGAAGTTGTTTCAAATTTGTAAAATGCGTGGAATTCCAATTTTTACGTTCATGAACAAATTAGATCGTGATGGGCGAGAGCCACTTGAACTAGTTAATGAATTAGAAGAAGTTTTAGGAATCAATGCGTATCCAATGAATTGGCCAATCGGAATGGGAAAAGGGCTTAAAGGCCTTTACGATATTTACAATAATCGAATTGAGTTACATACAGACAAGCCAAAGTTTATTGATTTGGACGACGAAGGAAATCCAGTTGAAAGCTTAGATTTGATGGAAGATAGCATATTTTCAGATGCAATGATGGAAGTTCAATTGATGAAAGAGGCTGGTAATCAATTTGACCATAAGAAGATTGAAACGGGGGATTTAACACCTGTATTCTTTGGTTCCGCTCTTACTAACTTTGGGGTTAAGACATTTTTGGATGCATATTTAGATTTCGCACCTGCGCCGTCTTCTCATGTAACTGAAGATGAATCAGTAATTAAACCCAATGATTCTGAATTTTCAGGTTTTGTCTTCAAGATCCAAGCTAATATGAACCCAAATCATCGAGACCGGATTGCATTTTTAAGAATTTGTTCGGGAGAGTTTGATCGGGGGATGGATGTAACACTTACTCGCTCTAATAAAAAGATTCGCCTTTCAAATTCTACTCAATTTATGGCGGACACTAGAGAAAACGTTGAGACGGCTGTGGCTGGAGATATTATTGGTCTCTATGATACTGGTAATTTTCAAATAGGTGATACGATTTATGACGGAAAAAAAGCAGTTCAATTTGAAAAGCTACCACAGTTTACGCCAGAACTATTTATGCAAGTATCTGCAAAAAATGTCATGAAACAAAAATCTTTCCACAAGGGAATTCAACAATTAGTGCAAGAAGGCGCAGTTCAATTGTATTCAAATTATACAACTGGAGATTATATTCTAGGTGCGGTCGGTCAACTACAGTTTGAGGTATTTCAATTCAGAATGTTAAACGAATATAATTCTGAGGTAGTAATGCAGCCAATGGGAAAGAAAATTGCACGTTGGATTAACCCTGATCAATTGGATGAAAAAATGTCGTCATCGCGTAATTTGCTGGTGAAGGATCGTTTTGGCGAACCTCTATTTTTATTTGAGAATCAATTTGCAGAACGTTGGTTTAAAGATAAGTATCCGAACGTTGAATTAACGGCTAAGCTTTAA
- the tagD gene encoding glycerol-3-phosphate cytidylyltransferase, translated as MTRVITYGTFDLLHKGHIRLLKRAKELGDHLTVCASTDEFNALKGKTAYTSFEDRKYILEAIRYVDEVIPEKGWDQKIRDVKDHNIDIFVMGDDWKGEFDFLAEYCEVVYLPRTEGISTTRIKKDLGLAGQKAND; from the coding sequence ATGACACGAGTAATTACTTATGGGACATTTGATTTATTGCATAAGGGACACATTCGTCTATTAAAGCGCGCCAAAGAATTGGGCGACCACTTAACTGTATGTGCTTCAACGGACGAGTTTAACGCCCTTAAGGGAAAAACGGCCTATACTTCCTTTGAAGACAGAAAATACATTCTGGAAGCAATTCGTTACGTTGATGAGGTAATTCCAGAAAAGGGGTGGGACCAGAAAATCCGGGATGTCAAAGACCATAATATTGATATTTTTGTAATGGGTGACGACTGGAAAGGTGAATTTGATTTTCTGGCGGAATATTGTGAGGTAGTTTATCTACCACGCACCGAAGGCATCTCGACAACTAGGATTAAAAAGGATTTAGGGCTTGCTGGTCAGAAAGCGAATGACTAG
- a CDS encoding AI-2E family transporter: protein MFNKLRNSPLMYWSLEILIVATLVWVCTKIKFLFTPFGTFINTVFTPLILATFLYYMLNPLVKLLMHIKFKKFKIGRTWAVTIVFIAFFALIAFSISSFLPVIIKQISQLISNLPSIATDLQKGSQKLLEHSWFKKIDLDPYVKQLNGKMGSYAQTILTSMTSSLGTIISTLTSVTIILITVPVVLFYMLKDGYKLKPTVAKFIPKRNQKNVLELFDTMSSTLSSYIGGQVIECLFVGTFTVIGYMIIGQPYGALLGVIAGICNIIPYVGPYIGIFPSLLVAIAKSPTQVVYVIVVVLIVQQIDGNLVYPNVIGKSLQIHPLTIIILLLAAGKISGVFGMILVIPFYAILKVLVGFFHKIWLLNRDTIEDKVNPH, encoded by the coding sequence ATGTTTAATAAATTAAGAAATAGTCCATTGATGTATTGGTCGTTAGAAATTTTGATTGTCGCCACTTTAGTATGGGTATGTACAAAAATTAAATTTTTATTTACACCATTTGGCACCTTTATTAATACTGTTTTCACACCACTAATATTGGCTACTTTCTTATACTACATGCTTAACCCCTTAGTGAAGCTGTTGATGCACATTAAATTTAAAAAGTTCAAGATCGGGAGAACTTGGGCTGTTACGATTGTGTTTATTGCTTTTTTTGCACTGATTGCATTTTCAATCAGTTCATTTCTACCAGTAATTATTAAGCAAATTTCACAGTTGATTAGTAACTTACCGTCAATTGCTACTGATTTACAGAAGGGATCACAGAAGTTACTTGAGCACTCTTGGTTTAAAAAAATAGACCTTGATCCGTATGTTAAACAATTGAATGGAAAAATGGGGAGCTATGCTCAAACAATTTTAACAAGTATGACCTCTAGTCTAGGAACAATTATTTCCACTCTAACCAGTGTAACTATTATTTTAATTACTGTTCCCGTTGTTCTTTTTTACATGTTAAAGGATGGATATAAGTTAAAGCCAACGGTTGCCAAGTTCATTCCAAAAAGGAATCAAAAAAACGTACTTGAATTGTTTGATACGATGAGCTCGACCCTTTCTTCCTATATTGGGGGTCAGGTGATTGAATGTCTGTTTGTTGGAACCTTTACAGTGATTGGGTATATGATTATTGGTCAGCCTTATGGTGCATTGCTTGGGGTTATAGCAGGTATATGTAACATAATTCCATATGTTGGACCTTATATTGGGATCTTTCCGTCACTGTTAGTTGCGATTGCAAAGTCTCCAACACAAGTTGTCTATGTAATCGTTGTAGTTTTAATTGTTCAACAAATTGATGGAAATCTTGTGTACCCCAATGTTATTGGCAAGAGTCTTCAGATCCATCCCCTTACCATTATCATTTTATTATTAGCTGCTGGGAAAATTTCTGGTGTTTTTGGAATGATTTTGGTTATTCCGTTCTACGCAATTTTAAAGGTATTAGTTGGCTTCTTCCATAAGATTTGGTTACTGAATAGGGATACAATTGAGGATAAGGTTAACCCGCATTAA
- a CDS encoding DUF402 domain-containing protein — translation MTREMNQPKEGEYIAIKSYKHDGRLHRTWRDTMVLKNDENEFIGCNDHTIVVEEDGRHWMTKEPALVYFNKHNWFNIVTMIRKSGVSYYCNIATPYVLDREALKYIDYDLDVKIFPNGDRRLLDVDEFMMFSKKWHYPQDTINIVMGSVSELTEWIDQKRGPFSTEFVNIWYNRYLSIAKRNNSR, via the coding sequence ATGACTCGTGAAATGAACCAACCTAAGGAGGGCGAGTATATTGCGATAAAAAGCTATAAGCATGATGGTCGGCTTCATCGAACATGGCGGGATACCATGGTTTTAAAAAATGATGAAAACGAATTTATCGGTTGTAACGATCATACGATTGTTGTTGAAGAAGATGGACGTCATTGGATGACAAAGGAACCAGCGCTTGTTTATTTTAATAAACATAATTGGTTCAATATTGTCACAATGATTCGAAAAAGTGGTGTATCGTATTATTGCAATATAGCAACACCGTATGTTTTGGATCGGGAAGCGTTGAAGTACATTGATTATGATTTAGATGTGAAAATTTTCCCCAATGGTGATCGACGACTTCTTGACGTAGATGAGTTTATGATGTTTAGCAAGAAATGGCATTACCCTCAGGATACAATCAATATTGTGATGGGAAGTGTATCCGAACTTACAGAATGGATTGATCAAAAGAGAGGCCCATTTTCAACGGAGTTTGTTAACATTTGGTACAATCGGTACCTGAGTATAGCTAAGCGCAATAACTCGAGATAA
- a CDS encoding serine hydrolase domain-containing protein — protein MKDFINNKRFLVSMVIVIIVVIGGIFFKTSFSGNGDSEKVKVVSNSKRNLYKGEKIRVPKVNDYTQPELTPNQEKISKTIAPVVKKNHLNGTILFVKDGKVLYNRGYGYSNFQKKTINTARTQYQILSVQKSMTTQMLLQLVQKKKVSLDDPISKFYPTIPNGQNIRVRNLLTMSSGLVLTKKVEGTPSPENVVKWYVSHVRNNGQLGMWHYFGPNFSLIAGIVMKYDKRSYEELYKQMFIKKLNLKETGFITDRSAVPYMSASYNETNNVNNLFAQPFVESPINTHFELGTADVAMSARDFYTALSAILNNKYVSAKTNQQLRALALPSSGYAGGMYEDVDRYVMRGQGYGQSCVVNMSKNGKDAVVYMSNFSVNKKFGGYNSLRRIVAGFYNEMENGRIS, from the coding sequence ATGAAGGATTTTATAAATAATAAACGATTTTTAGTCAGCATGGTGATAGTAATCATCGTGGTGATAGGTGGCATTTTTTTTAAAACATCATTTTCGGGGAATGGTGATAGCGAAAAAGTTAAAGTAGTCTCTAATTCTAAGAGAAATCTGTACAAGGGTGAAAAGATCAGAGTGCCTAAGGTTAATGACTATACACAGCCTGAACTGACTCCCAATCAGGAAAAAATTTCAAAAACAATCGCTCCGGTGGTAAAGAAGAATCATTTGAATGGCACAATCCTTTTCGTTAAAGATGGGAAGGTTTTGTATAATCGTGGTTACGGTTATTCAAATTTTCAAAAGAAAACAATTAATACAGCTCGAACTCAGTATCAAATCTTATCAGTGCAAAAGTCGATGACAACTCAAATGCTGTTGCAACTGGTACAAAAGAAGAAGGTTTCGTTGGATGATCCAATATCAAAGTTTTATCCGACTATTCCAAACGGGCAAAACATTCGTGTTCGCAACTTACTAACGATGTCTAGTGGCTTGGTACTTACCAAAAAAGTAGAGGGAACCCCGTCACCTGAAAATGTTGTTAAATGGTATGTATCGCACGTTAGGAATAATGGTCAGCTAGGAATGTGGCATTATTTTGGGCCTAATTTTTCATTAATTGCTGGTATCGTTATGAAGTATGACAAGAGAAGCTACGAAGAGCTTTACAAGCAGATGTTTATTAAGAAATTAAATTTGAAAGAAACAGGCTTTATAACGGACCGCAGTGCCGTGCCATATATGTCTGCAAGTTATAATGAAACTAACAATGTAAATAATTTATTTGCCCAACCTTTTGTCGAAAGTCCAATAAATACTCATTTTGAGTTGGGAACGGCTGATGTTGCTATGAGCGCACGGGATTTTTATACTGCCCTAAGTGCAATTTTGAATAATAAATATGTTAGTGCCAAAACCAACCAACAATTACGGGCATTAGCATTACCTAGCTCTGGATATGCTGGCGGAATGTACGAAGATGTTGATCGATATGTTATGAGAGGACAAGGATATGGACAGTCTTGCGTGGTTAATATGTCCAAAAACGGAAAAGATGCCGTTGTGTATATGTCAAACTTCAGCGTAAACAAAAAGTTTGGCGGATATAATTCTTTACGAAGGATTGTAGCAGGTTTCTATAATGAAATGGAAAACGGAAGAATTAGTTAA
- the recX gene encoding recombination regulator RecX, whose product MTEQKQRKLSMIQAQKRIGRFNLYIDDEYAFPISEETLIKFRLSKGMEIDKEFEQRIKAAETVSSAYSLALNYLTGQLRTEQEVRKKLHDKEIENDVIDSIILRLEDQRLLDDLNYAKSYVRTMVRTSDKGPRVIANNLKNKGVSQQNIQNSLEQFSTEKQIENTIKIGKKAVQHYKRLSSRQRLIKVKQLLMTKGFNSDVIQEAMLQINIELGEENEYDNLVSFGQKAWNKNKRFDFRTRKLKTKQALYQKGFALDLIDQFLNQIQEDYGE is encoded by the coding sequence ATGACAGAACAAAAGCAGCGCAAACTTTCAATGATTCAGGCGCAAAAAAGGATAGGTAGATTCAACTTATATATTGATGATGAATATGCTTTTCCAATAAGTGAAGAAACCTTAATTAAATTTCGACTTTCAAAAGGCATGGAGATAGATAAGGAATTTGAACAAAGGATTAAAGCAGCGGAGACAGTATCATCTGCTTATTCACTTGCCTTGAATTACTTAACAGGGCAATTAAGAACTGAACAAGAAGTTAGAAAAAAATTACATGATAAAGAAATTGAAAATGATGTGATAGATAGTATTATTCTAAGGCTAGAGGATCAACGCTTATTAGATGATCTCAACTATGCCAAAAGTTACGTAAGAACAATGGTAAGAACAAGTGATAAGGGACCTAGAGTGATTGCTAATAACCTGAAAAACAAGGGTGTTTCCCAACAAAACATTCAGAATTCACTGGAACAATTCAGTACTGAAAAACAAATTGAGAATACAATCAAAATTGGAAAGAAGGCTGTGCAACATTATAAAAGGCTTTCCAGTCGGCAGCGGTTAATAAAGGTTAAGCAGCTTTTGATGACCAAAGGATTCAATTCAGACGTAATACAGGAAGCAATGTTACAAATAAATATTGAATTAGGCGAAGAGAATGAGTATGATAATTTAGTTAGCTTTGGACAAAAAGCGTGGAACAAAAATAAACGTTTTGATTTTAGAACGAGAAAGTTAAAAACGAAGCAAGCTTTATATCAAAAGGGATTTGCACTAGATTTAATTGACCAATTCTTAAATCAGATCCAAGAAGATTATGGGGAATAA
- a CDS encoding flavodoxin produces MPTAKVVFATITGNNEDCADIITDALEDQGIEVDESEISQTDANELKNYDMIVIVPYTYDEGALPEEGLDFFEDLQHLDLTGKTFSVAGSGDVFYEEFFCVAVDAFSKALEQTGATHAAENVKINLAPESEEDLKKLDQLANDLVKNTIHE; encoded by the coding sequence ATGCCAACTGCTAAAGTCGTGTTTGCAACTATTACCGGAAATAATGAAGATTGTGCTGATATCATAACCGATGCACTCGAAGATCAAGGTATCGAGGTCGATGAATCTGAAATCTCACAAACGGATGCAAATGAGCTTAAAAATTATGACATGATCGTTATTGTACCCTACACCTACGATGAAGGTGCTTTACCAGAAGAAGGTCTCGACTTCTTTGAAGATTTACAACACTTAGATTTAACAGGTAAAACATTCAGTGTTGCAGGTTCTGGAGATGTTTTCTATGAAGAATTTTTCTGTGTTGCTGTTGATGCCTTTAGCAAAGCATTAGAGCAAACAGGGGCTACTCATGCTGCAGAAAACGTTAAAATTAATCTTGCTCCTGAATCTGAAGAAGATTTAAAAAAACTAGATCAACTTGCTAATGACTTAGTTAAAAATACTATACATGAATAA
- the wecB gene encoding non-hydrolyzing UDP-N-acetylglucosamine 2-epimerase gives MDKIKVLSIFGTRPEAIKMAPVVRAMQQDDRFLPITVVTGQHREMLDQVLKIFKIVPEYDLNVMGKGQTLSTITNKVIIGLDTILENEQPNLVLVHGDTTTTFAAALSAFYHQIAIGHVEAGLRTWNKYSPFPEEMNRQMVDDLTDFYFAPTSQSAENLRKENHASEKITVTGNTAIDALKMTVQDDYQNPELNEIFDKGNKVVLVTMHRRENQGEPMQRVFRAVRKVIDQHEGVEVVFPVHLNPKIQEMAQKELGNDSRIHLIKPLDVIDFHNAIARSYFVMTDSGGVQEEAPALNKPVLVLRDTTERPEGITAGTLKLVGTEPQDVTNAMIELLENQSIYKKMASAKNPYGDGDASLKILDEIAKSIKR, from the coding sequence GTGGATAAAATTAAAGTTTTGAGTATTTTTGGTACCAGACCCGAAGCAATCAAAATGGCACCGGTTGTTCGAGCTATGCAACAAGATGATCGTTTTTTACCTATTACGGTCGTTACTGGACAACATCGGGAAATGTTAGATCAGGTATTGAAAATTTTTAAAATTGTACCAGAATATGATCTAAATGTTATGGGGAAAGGACAAACATTAAGTACCATTACTAATAAAGTTATTATAGGACTAGATACAATCCTAGAAAATGAACAACCGAATCTAGTGTTAGTTCATGGGGATACAACAACTACTTTTGCAGCAGCACTCAGTGCCTTTTATCATCAGATTGCAATCGGACACGTTGAGGCCGGATTAAGGACATGGAACAAATATTCGCCATTCCCAGAAGAAATGAATCGTCAAATGGTTGATGATTTGACTGATTTTTATTTTGCCCCAACAAGCCAAAGCGCTGAGAACTTACGTAAAGAAAATCATGCATCTGAAAAGATTACGGTTACCGGTAATACGGCGATTGATGCTTTAAAAATGACGGTCCAAGACGATTATCAAAATCCTGAATTGAATGAGATTTTTGATAAAGGAAACAAGGTTGTTTTAGTGACGATGCATCGTCGCGAAAATCAGGGTGAACCAATGCAAAGGGTATTTAGAGCTGTTAGAAAAGTAATTGACCAGCATGAAGGGGTCGAAGTCGTATTTCCAGTGCATTTAAACCCTAAAATCCAAGAAATGGCACAAAAGGAATTAGGTAATGATTCAAGAATTCACCTTATAAAGCCACTTGATGTTATTGATTTCCATAATGCTATTGCACGAAGTTACTTTGTGATGACTGATTCTGGTGGGGTTCAAGAAGAAGCTCCCGCACTAAACAAACCAGTTCTAGTTTTAAGAGACACAACTGAACGACCAGAAGGAATAACGGCAGGGACACTAAAACTTGTGGGTACGGAACCACAGGATGTGACCAATGCTATGATTGAATTACTGGAAAATCAATCAATCTATAAGAAAATGGCCAGTGCCAAGAACCCTTATGGTGATGGTGATGCCTCGCTTAAGATTTTAGATGAGATTGCAAAATCTATTAAAAGATAA
- a CDS encoding aminopeptidase: protein MILSELEQNLLKYAKLITEVGINVQPGQKVIIYASVTQKKLVDFITSNAYQLGAEEVLIEWHDIEATKQLLLNASVDTLKRIPQYISDKWRTIADERVSRISIISDDPNALVDIPAEKISAYQNARTLSQRPIMEVTTNNDISWLVVAAADVEWAELVYPNLKGMEAVNCLWREIFKTTLVDRPDPIIAWKEKVKDLSLHAKWLNDQNFDHLKYTAPGTDLTVGLPEGHIWEAADSTDAQGNVFVANIPTEEVFTAPDNRRIDGTLSSTKPLSYSGKIIEGIHLTFRNGRVVEGIADQGNETLQHILDTDDGTRSLGEISLVPDDSPISNSNITFFSTLFDENASDHVALGEAYPFTIKGGTNWNVDELRKHGMNVSRNHVDFMIGSKQMNIDGIKKDGTVVPIFRDGNWA from the coding sequence ATGATTTTATCTGAATTAGAACAAAATCTATTAAAATATGCAAAACTAATTACTGAGGTTGGCATTAACGTTCAACCTGGTCAAAAGGTTATCATTTATGCATCCGTAACGCAAAAAAAATTAGTTGATTTCATCACTTCAAATGCTTATCAATTAGGTGCTGAAGAAGTCCTTATCGAATGGCATGACATCGAAGCCACTAAGCAATTATTATTAAACGCTTCTGTTGATACTTTAAAACGAATTCCTCAATATATTTCAGATAAGTGGAGAACTATTGCAGATGAACGCGTTTCCCGTATTAGTATCATTTCCGACGATCCTAACGCCCTTGTTGATATTCCAGCAGAAAAGATATCTGCATATCAGAATGCTCGAACACTTTCTCAACGGCCCATTATGGAAGTGACTACTAATAATGATATTAGCTGGTTAGTAGTTGCTGCTGCAGACGTTGAATGGGCAGAACTAGTATATCCTAACCTGAAAGGAATGGAAGCAGTTAATTGTCTTTGGAGAGAAATCTTTAAGACAACTCTTGTTGACCGTCCAGATCCGATTATAGCTTGGAAAGAAAAAGTAAAAGATTTAAGTTTACACGCAAAATGGCTTAACGATCAAAACTTCGATCATTTAAAATACACTGCACCTGGTACTGATCTAACGGTTGGACTTCCGGAAGGACATATTTGGGAAGCTGCGGATTCAACAGATGCTCAAGGTAATGTGTTTGTCGCTAATATTCCAACGGAGGAAGTCTTCACAGCACCTGATAATCGCAGAATCGACGGAACGCTCTCTTCCACTAAGCCGCTAAGTTATAGTGGAAAAATAATCGAGGGGATTCACTTGACCTTCCGTAATGGTCGCGTTGTAGAAGGTATCGCTGATCAGGGTAATGAAACACTTCAACATATCCTAGACACGGACGACGGAACTAGATCCTTAGGCGAAATTTCTCTCGTACCGGATGATTCACCAATTTCAAATTCAAATATCACTTTTTTTAGCACCCTATTTGATGAAAATGCATCTGATCATGTTGCCCTCGGGGAAGCATATCCATTCACAATTAAAGGCGGAACTAATTGGAATGTTGATGAATTGAGAAAACATGGTATGAACGTCAGTCGTAACCATGTTGACTTTATGATTGGATCTAAACAGATGAACATTGATGGTATAAAAAAAGATGGTACAGTTGTTCCAATTTTTAGAGATGGTAATTGGGCGTAG
- a CDS encoding helix-turn-helix domain-containing protein yields MAKKLKLDINTEELIGSREASLEWGKQKDYVRTIYNKYPQRFPEGTIRKFGKQLIVTREGMEAVTGVKRSDLKK; encoded by the coding sequence ATGGCAAAAAAGCTCAAACTTGATATTAATACAGAGGAACTAATTGGTAGTCGCGAAGCCAGTTTAGAATGGGGAAAACAAAAAGATTACGTTCGTACAATCTATAATAAATACCCACAACGCTTTCCCGAAGGAACAATTCGTAAGTTTGGCAAACAACTAATTGTTACCCGTGAAGGGATGGAAGCTGTAACAGGCGTGAAACGTTCCGATTTAAAAAAATAA
- a CDS encoding LCP family protein, translating to MRRENYKKTHPVRNSILIILGILLVFGIVFGVHKYQSIKNAVGNSYQSAGIKKQRDVNNEISQKKPISILLLGTDTGALGRSYKGRTDSMMVVTINPQTNKTTITSVPRDTAVTIPGYEKESPSKINAAYAFGKAGTAINTVQDVFNIPIDFYALINMGGMEKVVNEVGGVDISPTLSFKYEGFTFTKGEKTHMNGAKALAYSRMRYDDPQNDYGRQTRQRQVLMAIVGKSGSISALLNKDFIQSISSQTQTDLTFNNLVSLAQNYRGALKNVSETHAQGHGQMVNGQSMEIMPTTELQRVTDFIRDGLSLPKAKTGDAALSGSVANSDSNSNVEQANVNAGN from the coding sequence TTGAGAAGAGAAAATTATAAAAAAACTCATCCAGTGCGAAATTCAATTTTGATTATTTTAGGTATTTTACTTGTTTTCGGTATAGTTTTTGGAGTTCATAAGTATCAATCCATAAAGAACGCGGTGGGTAATTCCTATCAAAGTGCTGGTATTAAGAAGCAACGCGATGTAAATAATGAAATAAGTCAAAAGAAACCAATTTCAATTTTATTATTAGGAACTGACACCGGAGCACTTGGGAGGTCTTATAAAGGTCGCACAGACAGCATGATGGTTGTAACAATCAATCCTCAAACTAATAAAACAACAATCACGAGCGTTCCCCGTGATACAGCTGTCACGATCCCTGGATACGAAAAAGAGTCCCCATCTAAGATTAATGCCGCATATGCTTTTGGTAAAGCTGGTACTGCTATTAATACTGTTCAGGATGTTTTTAATATTCCAATCGATTTTTATGCATTGATTAACATGGGCGGTATGGAAAAAGTAGTTAATGAGGTTGGCGGTGTTGATATTTCGCCAACCCTAAGCTTTAAGTATGAAGGATTTACATTTACTAAGGGCGAAAAGACGCATATGAACGGTGCCAAGGCTTTAGCATATTCTAGAATGCGATATGATGACCCTCAAAATGATTACGGTCGACAAACACGGCAAAGACAAGTTTTAATGGCAATTGTTGGTAAGAGTGGCTCGATTTCAGCATTATTAAACAAAGATTTTATTCAGTCTATATCTAGTCAAACTCAAACTGATTTAACCTTTAATAACCTGGTTAGCTTGGCGCAAAATTATCGTGGAGCTTTGAAAAACGTAAGTGAAACTCATGCGCAAGGTCACGGACAAATGGTTAATGGTCAATCAATGGAAATTATGCCTACAACGGAATTACAACGTGTGACAGACTTCATTCGTGATGGCCTGAGCCTTCCAAAAGCAAAAACAGGAGACGCGGCATTGAGTGGCTCAGTTGCTAACAGTGATAGTAATTCTAATGTTGAGCAGGCAAATGTTAATGCAGGAAATTAA